The following proteins are co-located in the Acidicapsa acidisoli genome:
- a CDS encoding NAD(P)/FAD-dependent oxidoreductase, giving the protein MSQLTPPSAPHNAASVKRPRVAVVGGGFAGLNAAQALGKLPVDVTVIDRRNHHTFQPLLYQVALAVLSPAQIAQPIRTVVRKNANTEVLMDEVMEIETTDRQLKLASGTTINYDYLILGTGATHSYFGHEEWAKFAPGLKSIEDAIEIRRRVLLAFELAERHMLEHGWHPPLNFVVIGGGPTGVELAGAVSDIARLYMRHDFRHINPGMARVLLIEGAHRILGTFPEDLSAMALKQLEGLGVEVWTDKQVTDVGAGYVMIGDERVEAVVTLWAAGVAASPLGRMLGAPVDKRGAVLVDKQLNPEGLPEVFVCGDLAHFEQDGRPVPGVAQPAMQMGRHVAKVIAADLEGKTRPNFRYFDKGDMATIGRHAAVAKIEWPFKAHWGGFMAWVTWIVVHIYFLIGFRSRLAIFSSWAWTYFTFTDGARLITGDQRLTGWEEATHGSALDPHDPDPHDPDTHDPIPAQMPAHEAAPRPLAVAAGERRKQP; this is encoded by the coding sequence ATGAGCCAGCTGACTCCGCCGTCCGCCCCCCACAATGCTGCGTCTGTCAAAAGGCCGCGCGTAGCCGTCGTCGGAGGCGGATTCGCAGGCCTCAACGCGGCCCAGGCGTTAGGCAAGCTTCCCGTCGACGTAACAGTAATCGACCGCCGAAATCACCACACATTTCAGCCATTGCTCTACCAGGTTGCCCTGGCAGTTCTGTCACCGGCGCAAATCGCCCAACCGATCCGCACCGTGGTCCGCAAGAACGCCAATACCGAAGTACTGATGGACGAGGTGATGGAGATTGAGACTACTGATCGCCAACTGAAGCTGGCCAGCGGCACAACGATCAACTACGACTACCTGATTCTCGGAACCGGAGCAACCCACTCTTACTTCGGCCATGAAGAGTGGGCAAAATTCGCGCCTGGGCTGAAGTCCATTGAGGACGCGATCGAGATTCGCCGCCGCGTGCTGCTGGCCTTTGAACTGGCGGAGCGGCACATGCTCGAACACGGCTGGCATCCGCCGCTGAATTTTGTCGTCATCGGCGGCGGACCCACAGGAGTCGAGCTTGCCGGCGCGGTGTCGGACATTGCCCGCCTCTACATGCGCCACGACTTCCGCCACATCAATCCCGGAATGGCGCGGGTGTTATTGATCGAGGGCGCGCACCGCATTCTTGGGACGTTCCCCGAGGATCTCTCCGCGATGGCCCTGAAACAACTGGAAGGGCTTGGTGTCGAAGTCTGGACCGACAAGCAAGTCACCGACGTGGGCGCGGGATACGTTATGATCGGCGACGAGCGAGTCGAGGCAGTCGTAACCTTGTGGGCCGCCGGAGTGGCAGCCTCGCCGCTGGGCAGAATGCTGGGCGCGCCGGTCGACAAGCGCGGCGCGGTCCTCGTAGACAAGCAGTTGAATCCAGAGGGATTGCCCGAAGTCTTCGTCTGTGGTGATCTTGCTCATTTTGAACAGGATGGACGTCCTGTTCCCGGCGTAGCCCAGCCCGCAATGCAGATGGGCCGCCACGTGGCGAAGGTGATTGCCGCCGATCTGGAAGGCAAAACCCGGCCCAACTTCCGCTACTTCGACAAGGGGGACATGGCGACCATCGGTCGCCACGCGGCAGTCGCCAAGATCGAGTGGCCGTTCAAAGCCCACTGGGGCGGCTTCATGGCCTGGGTGACCTGGATCGTGGTGCATATCTACTTCCTCATCGGCTTCCGCAGCCGCCTGGCAATTTTCAGCTCCTGGGCCTGGACCTACTTCACCTTTACCGATGGAGCCCGCCTGATTACCGGCGACCAGCGGCTGACTGGCTGGGAGGAAGCGACGCACGGTTCGGCGCTTGATCCTCACGATCCCGACCCGCATGATCCTGACACGCACGATCCTATTCCCGCTCAAATGCCGGCCCACGAAGCTGCTCCCCGCCCGCTTGCGGTCGCTGCCGGGGAACGTCGGAAACAGCCATAG
- a CDS encoding IPT/TIG domain-containing protein, with protein sequence MFPRLFPSPWLFSCLLIGASVAFFFAPSAALAGGPKYVAGVSYFNPAVMGQPVIWPGGQVKYFVDQGPLGPVSNAQAVAMVDAAAAIWSAVPTAAVNLTDSGSLAEDVNGSNVFAGNGFLYAPADVAPTATSTPVAVIFDSDGSVMDALEGAGASEPDNCSMNSLLVWIDNMSVNANLAHGVILLNGRCATSANLLAMMSYQLERAFGRILGLDFSQVNPNAQTLGSTEPNGILGWPVMEPLNGECSAFGGDCIPNPSELRLDDIAALNRLYPVTAANLASFPGKMLTAPNTVSIEGTINFRSGQGMQGVNVVARPLDANGNPLYQYTVTFVSGSYFSGNRGNPVTGWTDANGNRLDRFGSNDPSLEGFFDLSAMPLPPGMTTANYQVTFEAVSPLYIDSVSVGPYLLGSPTPSGTMPTLEVTGLVAGSSRTLTLNIADSAAELAPQTTVTALPRPRPLAYSEFANAPEAASANRLPVNPVKLIGSIGSIGPTAPTLPAAIGTEASPELLPPTGIWISRIGQVGQGDWFLLPVQANRTFTFIAQALDETGTPSAVKAMPAIGVWDGFDPIGTAAAGSAPAADGVAPGETWMQASTTASDIVRLAIVDQRGDGRPDYLYRGWVLYADTVSPTHLPSSGGTIVIRGTGFRQGDTVQIGSTAAQVISVLPTEITAVVPAAGPGVTGSQNVTVNDLPSFNATAIIPGGVSYDSATGDALTLLTAPSNQVPINVPQPFSVIATDADGNPAGGVTVLYSVTSGVAALGCGTSICSVTTSGDGRATLSVTATSTSMAVVTAALTNGAGIQTHFYGGTPPSLSALTQPFIWQQAQLFNGRYKCWC encoded by the coding sequence ATGTTCCCGCGACTTTTTCCCTCCCCTTGGCTGTTCAGTTGCCTGCTCATCGGAGCGTCTGTCGCGTTCTTTTTCGCGCCATCTGCGGCCTTGGCCGGCGGCCCGAAGTACGTCGCCGGAGTGAGCTACTTCAATCCCGCTGTGATGGGCCAGCCGGTGATCTGGCCCGGCGGACAGGTAAAGTATTTCGTCGATCAGGGTCCGCTCGGACCAGTCTCGAACGCGCAGGCCGTCGCCATGGTCGATGCCGCAGCCGCGATCTGGAGCGCCGTGCCGACAGCAGCAGTCAACCTCACCGACTCCGGCAGCCTCGCCGAAGACGTGAACGGCAGCAATGTCTTCGCAGGCAATGGCTTTCTCTACGCCCCGGCCGACGTAGCTCCCACCGCGACTTCGACACCCGTCGCCGTGATCTTCGACTCCGACGGCTCCGTCATGGACGCGCTCGAAGGCGCGGGAGCCAGCGAACCCGATAACTGCTCCATGAACAGCCTGCTTGTCTGGATCGATAACATGAGCGTCAACGCCAACCTGGCTCATGGCGTAATCCTGCTGAATGGCCGCTGCGCCACCTCGGCAAACCTGCTCGCTATGATGAGCTATCAACTGGAGCGCGCCTTCGGGCGCATTCTCGGCCTCGATTTTTCGCAGGTCAATCCCAATGCCCAGACGCTTGGCTCGACAGAACCCAACGGCATCCTCGGCTGGCCGGTCATGGAGCCGCTCAACGGCGAATGCAGCGCCTTCGGCGGCGACTGCATTCCCAATCCCAGCGAGCTGCGCCTCGACGACATCGCCGCACTCAACCGCCTCTACCCGGTTACGGCTGCCAATCTGGCCAGCTTTCCCGGAAAAATGCTGACGGCCCCGAATACTGTCTCAATCGAGGGAACAATCAATTTCCGCTCGGGACAGGGCATGCAGGGAGTCAATGTCGTCGCCCGGCCGCTCGACGCCAACGGCAATCCGCTCTACCAGTACACCGTAACCTTCGTTTCAGGGTCGTATTTCTCCGGGAATCGCGGCAACCCGGTCACCGGCTGGACCGACGCAAACGGCAATCGGCTGGATCGCTTCGGCAGCAACGACCCCTCCCTCGAAGGTTTTTTCGATCTGAGCGCGATGCCTTTGCCGCCCGGCATGACAACGGCCAACTATCAGGTAACCTTCGAAGCGGTCAGTCCGCTCTATATTGACTCCGTCTCGGTCGGCCCATATTTGCTTGGTTCGCCAACTCCCTCGGGCACCATGCCGACCCTGGAGGTGACTGGGCTTGTGGCCGGAAGCTCTCGGACCTTGACGCTGAACATAGCCGACTCGGCAGCGGAATTAGCCCCGCAAACCACGGTCACCGCGTTGCCCAGACCCCGGCCTTTGGCGTATTCTGAGTTCGCCAACGCACCGGAGGCAGCCTCAGCGAATCGCCTCCCTGTGAATCCGGTCAAATTGATCGGGTCGATCGGGTCGATTGGGCCAACTGCCCCCACCCTCCCGGCAGCCATCGGCACCGAGGCCAGCCCAGAGCTGTTGCCCCCAACCGGAATCTGGATCAGCCGCATCGGTCAGGTGGGCCAGGGCGACTGGTTTCTGCTTCCGGTGCAGGCCAATCGCACCTTCACCTTCATTGCGCAGGCACTCGACGAAACCGGCACGCCCAGCGCGGTCAAGGCCATGCCAGCCATCGGCGTCTGGGACGGCTTCGACCCCATCGGCACTGCCGCAGCCGGGTCTGCTCCCGCCGCTGACGGCGTCGCACCGGGAGAAACATGGATGCAGGCATCAACCACCGCCAGCGACATCGTCAGGCTGGCGATTGTGGATCAGCGCGGGGATGGCCGGCCGGATTACCTCTACCGGGGCTGGGTTCTCTACGCCGACACGGTCTCCCCCACCCACTTGCCGTCTTCCGGAGGAACAATCGTGATTCGCGGAACCGGCTTCCGCCAGGGAGACACCGTGCAGATTGGCAGCACAGCCGCCCAGGTGATCAGCGTCCTGCCGACCGAAATCACCGCAGTGGTTCCGGCTGCCGGTCCGGGCGTAACCGGCTCCCAGAATGTCACCGTGAACGACCTGCCTTCCTTCAATGCCACAGCGATCATCCCAGGTGGCGTGAGCTACGACTCGGCAACCGGGGACGCATTAACGCTGTTAACGGCTCCGTCTAATCAGGTTCCGATCAATGTTCCGCAGCCATTTTCCGTAATCGCGACGGACGCCGACGGCAATCCAGCAGGCGGAGTGACGGTGCTGTATTCCGTCACCAGTGGAGTTGCGGCTTTGGGATGCGGCACATCCATCTGTTCTGTCACGACAAGCGGCGATGGCCGCGCGACGCTCTCCGTGACCGCGACCTCAACTTCAATGGCGGTCGTTACCGCGGCCCTGACCAACGGCGCCGGCATCCAGACGCACTTTTATGGTGGAACTCCACCATCGCTGTCCGCATTGACCCAACCCTTTATCTGGCAGCAGGCGCAACTATTCAATGGCCGGTACAAGTGCTGGTGCTGA
- a CDS encoding cytochrome P460 family protein, producing MPELLRESTGLPWIGRWRGNDCRVALEQNLRLGVIIAMLGALLTGCTADKHPSQEESNLANAAKDVAIPLEAGKKNNPLPETGEVVSQGQEVFLGSCAQCHAPDGRGDTSLGHSMAPPAMDLTSAHVQHWSDAELFWIIQNGVRLTGMPAWRSSISENDTWKLARFIHSLPRLDSASASTAVPSQAQAAIPAQDKYALKVLNGVAFSEFKGYESWPVIAISHNGNTLAAILGNPAMINAYKAGIPGNGKPFPDGAKMVKVHWIAKVNVEEPGAPTVPGTQHDVDLMLKDSKRFADSGGWGYGAFEYDAASNAFRAANLKDKPPQGNDAKCGFACHTAVKSKDYVFTGYGQR from the coding sequence ATGCCTGAACTTCTCAGGGAATCTACAGGCCTGCCGTGGATTGGCAGGTGGCGCGGAAATGATTGCCGTGTGGCGCTAGAACAGAATCTGAGGCTTGGAGTAATCATTGCAATGCTGGGCGCTTTGCTTACAGGTTGCACAGCGGACAAACATCCTTCCCAGGAGGAAAGCAACCTGGCCAATGCAGCTAAAGACGTTGCCATTCCATTGGAGGCAGGAAAGAAAAATAACCCCCTGCCTGAGACGGGCGAGGTCGTGAGCCAGGGGCAGGAAGTGTTTCTCGGGTCGTGCGCCCAATGTCACGCTCCCGACGGGCGCGGAGATACGAGTCTCGGGCACAGCATGGCCCCGCCTGCCATGGATCTCACCTCGGCCCACGTGCAGCACTGGAGCGACGCGGAACTGTTTTGGATCATACAGAACGGAGTTCGCCTCACAGGCATGCCTGCCTGGCGGTCGAGCATTTCCGAGAACGACACCTGGAAGCTTGCACGCTTCATCCACAGCCTTCCCCGGCTCGACTCCGCCTCCGCTTCCACAGCAGTCCCGTCACAGGCACAAGCCGCCATTCCTGCGCAGGACAAGTACGCCCTCAAAGTACTGAATGGCGTCGCGTTCTCCGAGTTCAAGGGATACGAAAGCTGGCCGGTGATCGCCATCAGTCATAACGGCAATACACTCGCCGCGATCCTCGGCAATCCGGCGATGATCAACGCCTACAAGGCGGGTATTCCCGGTAACGGCAAGCCCTTTCCCGATGGCGCCAAGATGGTGAAGGTCCATTGGATCGCGAAAGTGAATGTCGAGGAACCCGGTGCGCCGACAGTGCCAGGCACCCAGCATGACGTTGATCTCATGCTGAAGGACAGCAAGCGGTTCGCGGACAGCGGCGGATGGGGTTACGGCGCATTCGAGTATGACGCGGCGTCCAATGCGTTCAGGGCCGCCAACTTGAAAGACAAGCCGCCGCAGGGGAACGATGCCAAGTGCGGATTCGCGTGCCACACGGCAGTGAAATCAAAAGATTACGTTTTTACGGGCTACGGGCAGAGGTGA
- a CDS encoding allantoinase, whose protein sequence is MKLMANLTLIYGLRLLPEGEVAQVQDATLKLANGQEAHVTMHVLEGSREEIEGQLRMSIDAFFDFYPEI, encoded by the coding sequence ATGAAGCTTATGGCGAATCTGACTCTGATCTACGGTCTCCGCCTCCTGCCCGAGGGCGAAGTCGCTCAGGTGCAGGACGCAACCCTCAAACTAGCCAATGGCCAAGAAGCGCATGTCACGATGCACGTACTCGAAGGCTCCCGAGAAGAAATCGAGGGCCAGCTGCGCATGAGCATCGACGCCTTCTTCGACTTCTATCCGGAGATTTAA
- the trxB gene encoding thioredoxin-disulfide reductase, with amino-acid sequence MQEIRDTVILGSGCAGLTAAIYTARANLKPLVLEGHEPGGQLSITTLVENFPGWPDGIQGPELIENMKKQAARFGAEFKTSHLVSVDLNVHPFRLKTSNGEYGARTLIIASGASARWLGLPSEQALIGHGVSSCATCDGFFFNGQEIAVVGGGDTAMEESLFLTRFATKVYLLHRRESFRASKVMMERVIAHPKIQILTDTVVDEVLGVEEKSVCGLHIRNVKTGEKSVLPVTGFFLGIGHEPNAKMFHGQIDLDDEGYIRTKDNVLTKVAGVFACGDVQDRRYRQAITAAGTGCMAALEAEKFLEEHGH; translated from the coding sequence ATGCAGGAAATTCGCGATACCGTCATTCTGGGTTCCGGCTGCGCAGGCCTCACTGCCGCTATTTACACCGCACGTGCCAACCTCAAGCCGCTGGTGCTGGAAGGTCACGAACCGGGCGGCCAGCTTTCCATTACCACCCTGGTCGAGAATTTTCCGGGATGGCCAGATGGCATTCAAGGGCCGGAACTGATTGAAAACATGAAGAAACAGGCGGCGCGATTTGGCGCTGAGTTCAAGACGAGCCACCTGGTTTCGGTTGATTTGAACGTGCACCCGTTCCGGCTGAAGACGTCGAACGGAGAGTACGGCGCTCGTACCCTGATCATTGCCTCCGGCGCCAGCGCGCGCTGGCTGGGGCTGCCGAGTGAGCAGGCCTTGATCGGCCACGGCGTCTCAAGCTGCGCCACCTGCGACGGATTCTTCTTCAACGGCCAGGAGATTGCTGTCGTCGGCGGCGGCGATACCGCGATGGAAGAGTCGCTGTTTCTGACCCGGTTCGCGACCAAGGTTTACCTGCTGCACCGCCGCGAAAGCTTCCGCGCTTCGAAGGTGATGATGGAGCGGGTCATTGCTCATCCCAAGATCCAGATCCTGACCGACACGGTCGTCGACGAAGTGCTCGGCGTCGAGGAGAAGTCGGTCTGCGGGCTGCACATCCGCAATGTCAAGACCGGCGAAAAGTCAGTCCTGCCGGTGACAGGGTTCTTTCTCGGCATCGGTCATGAGCCCAATGCCAAGATGTTCCACGGCCAGATTGACCTGGACGACGAGGGATACATCCGCACGAAAGACAACGTGCTGACCAAAGTCGCAGGAGTCTTCGCTTGCGGCGACGTGCAGGACCGGCGCTATCGCCAGGCCATCACTGCAGCCGGGACGGGCTGCATGGCTGCGCTCGAAGCGGAGAAGTTCCTAGAAGAGCACGGACACTGA
- a CDS encoding DMT family protein codes for MWTVILLILSNICMTIAWYGHLKYRQDALWKVILVSWGIAFFEYCLQVPANRIGSERFSPVQLKVMQEIITLCVFAVFTMLYFGTQLRWNHAAAGLCLVAAAFFVFKPW; via the coding sequence ATGTGGACAGTAATATTGCTCATTCTCTCGAATATCTGCATGACAATCGCCTGGTACGGACACCTGAAATACCGCCAGGATGCACTTTGGAAAGTGATCCTCGTAAGCTGGGGCATCGCCTTCTTTGAATATTGCCTGCAAGTCCCGGCCAATCGGATCGGATCGGAACGCTTCAGCCCGGTGCAACTCAAGGTAATGCAGGAGATCATCACCCTCTGCGTCTTCGCCGTCTTCACCATGCTCTACTTCGGAACCCAGCTCCGATGGAACCACGCCGCGGCGGGGCTTTGCCTGGTCGCCGCGGCGTTCTTCGTCTTCAAGCCATGGTAA
- a CDS encoding YggS family pyridoxal phosphate-dependent enzyme, which translates to MSEQTERQTVIREDLARNLERLEDLIASSCRAANRARSEVELVAVSKNHPAEALVAAVELRLRVFGENRVQEFAAKSVELAAAGVRGRMRAHLIGHLQSNKAAKAVEVFDAVDSVDSLRLAERLDEAAGRIGKRLPVLLEIKLSHEESKAGLAPDSTELAELLEKLPSLHNLEAQGLMTIAPLDVPEDETRGCFRALKLLRDRFAVEHPRLNLPVLSMGMSGDFSLAIAEGATRIRVGTALFGMRPGYPK; encoded by the coding sequence ATGAGCGAGCAAACAGAACGGCAGACGGTGATCCGGGAAGATCTTGCGCGCAATCTCGAACGGCTCGAAGACCTGATTGCAAGCTCGTGCCGTGCGGCCAATCGCGCTCGTTCCGAGGTGGAACTAGTGGCTGTCTCCAAGAATCATCCTGCGGAAGCGCTCGTTGCAGCCGTTGAGCTCCGCTTGCGCGTCTTTGGCGAAAACCGTGTACAGGAGTTTGCGGCCAAGTCTGTCGAGTTAGCCGCGGCCGGTGTTCGCGGCCGGATGCGGGCGCATCTGATCGGGCATTTGCAATCGAATAAGGCAGCGAAGGCTGTTGAGGTCTTCGACGCCGTCGATTCGGTGGATTCGCTGCGACTTGCGGAACGGCTCGATGAAGCCGCTGGGCGAATCGGCAAGCGGCTGCCGGTGCTGCTGGAGATCAAGCTCAGTCATGAGGAATCGAAGGCTGGTCTTGCCCCAGATTCGACCGAGCTGGCGGAACTGTTGGAAAAGCTGCCGTCGCTGCACAATCTGGAGGCGCAAGGTTTGATGACCATCGCTCCGCTGGATGTGCCGGAAGACGAGACTCGCGGCTGTTTCCGTGCGCTGAAGCTGCTGCGGGACCGTTTCGCGGTGGAGCATCCACGGCTCAATCTGCCGGTGCTGTCGATGGGCATGAGCGGAGATTTTTCGCTGGCCATCGCCGAGGGCGCGACCCGCATCCGCGTTGGAACGGCGCTTTTCGGGATGCGGCCCGGCTATCCGAAATGA
- a CDS encoding DUF167 domain-containing protein: protein MSDDTATSFLRDHPDGCSLAIRVQPGAKRTAIAGIHGEGADSRLKIALQAPPIEGRANEALVDFLAEIFSVARSAVIVAYGQTGRSKLVVLRGIALNVARSRIQSLL, encoded by the coding sequence ATGAGCGATGATACGGCGACGAGCTTTCTGCGAGATCATCCGGATGGCTGCTCGCTTGCGATTCGCGTTCAGCCGGGAGCGAAACGCACGGCAATTGCTGGCATCCACGGCGAAGGCGCCGATTCGCGGCTGAAAATCGCGCTCCAGGCGCCACCCATTGAGGGACGAGCGAATGAGGCGCTTGTCGATTTTCTGGCGGAAATATTCAGCGTTGCGCGCTCCGCTGTGATCGTTGCGTATGGCCAGACGGGCAGATCGAAGCTGGTGGTTCTAAGGGGCATTGCGCTTAATGTCGCCCGGAGCCGGATTCAGTCCCTGCTCTGA
- a CDS encoding sodium:solute symporter family protein: MSSLYVILLVVIAAALMGVSLFRASLVKTKADYLVAGRSLPATVLVLTLLTSWIGAGSLFAGAENAYRNGFAALWQAGGGWLGLLLIYFIAPRARKFAQFTLPDLLEARYNQTARVLGTIAILFAYVGITSYQFKGGGNVLHLIFPETVSPELGTYIIAVFVIVSTALAGMSSVAYMDVAIGSLVTVICIISAPMLFVKAGGWTGLHATLPETHFQILGNLTFLRAMEFLVPTMLLMLGNQVMYQKFFSAKSEKDARISVIGWILGTVLLETLIVAIAVFGSALYQTGEVAKQPYEIIPYTARHGLPAFMGALLLSAVFAKVISTASNYLFSPATNLVNDVFVRYIAPDASHKRVLIISRLAVVVLGCWALYQAIYAQSILQKMLYAYTIYSAALTPVVLAAFYSKRVTAWSAVAAIGTGTVVTLAWDVPGVKDVFPQVIAQRDAIFPALIAAVAALIVVSLFTAPPSAEQLAKFS; this comes from the coding sequence ATGTCGTCGCTTTACGTCATTCTGCTTGTTGTCATAGCTGCCGCGCTCATGGGCGTTTCGCTGTTTCGTGCCTCGCTGGTCAAGACCAAGGCGGATTATCTGGTTGCCGGGCGGTCGCTGCCGGCTACGGTGCTGGTGCTCACGCTGCTCACGTCGTGGATCGGTGCGGGGTCGCTCTTTGCCGGTGCGGAAAATGCGTACCGGAACGGATTTGCCGCGCTCTGGCAGGCTGGCGGCGGCTGGCTGGGCCTGTTGCTCATCTACTTCATCGCGCCGCGCGCACGAAAGTTCGCGCAATTCACCTTGCCGGATCTGCTGGAGGCACGCTACAACCAGACGGCGCGGGTTCTGGGCACGATCGCCATTCTCTTTGCCTACGTAGGCATCACCAGCTACCAGTTCAAAGGCGGCGGCAACGTACTGCACCTGATCTTTCCCGAGACCGTCTCGCCCGAGCTGGGCACCTACATCATCGCCGTCTTCGTCATCGTGTCGACGGCCCTGGCCGGCATGTCGTCGGTGGCGTATATGGATGTGGCTATCGGTTCGCTGGTCACAGTGATCTGCATCATCTCCGCACCAATGCTGTTTGTGAAGGCCGGTGGATGGACCGGTCTTCATGCGACGCTGCCGGAGACACATTTTCAGATACTCGGAAATCTGACCTTCTTGCGGGCGATGGAATTTCTTGTTCCGACGATGCTGCTGATGCTGGGCAATCAGGTAATGTATCAGAAGTTCTTCTCGGCGAAATCCGAGAAGGACGCGCGGATTTCGGTCATAGGCTGGATTCTCGGCACTGTTCTGCTGGAGACTTTGATCGTGGCTATCGCGGTCTTCGGTTCGGCGCTTTACCAGACTGGCGAGGTAGCAAAGCAGCCCTACGAAATCATCCCCTACACGGCGCGTCACGGGCTGCCTGCATTCATGGGCGCGTTGCTGCTCTCGGCGGTGTTTGCCAAGGTGATCTCCACTGCTTCGAATTACCTGTTTTCTCCGGCCACAAATCTGGTCAACGACGTCTTTGTGCGCTATATCGCGCCGGACGCGTCTCACAAGCGGGTGCTGATCATCTCACGGTTGGCGGTCGTGGTTCTTGGCTGCTGGGCGCTCTATCAGGCCATCTACGCTCAGAGCATTCTGCAGAAAATGCTGTACGCGTACACGATTTATTCGGCAGCACTGACGCCGGTGGTTCTCGCGGCGTTTTATTCAAAGCGCGTGACCGCCTGGAGCGCGGTCGCAGCCATCGGCACCGGAACCGTGGTCACACTGGCATGGGATGTTCCCGGCGTCAAAGATGTCTTCCCGCAGGTGATTGCGCAGCGCGATGCGATCTTTCCGGCGCTGATTGCCGCCGTCGCCGCGCTGATTGTCGTCAGCCTCTTTACCGCCCCGCCAAGCGCGGAGCAACTGGCAAAATTCTCCTAG
- a CDS encoding DUF503 domain-containing protein — MPVAQLTLEIRIEHAHSLKDRRQVVRSLKDQLRQGFNVSVAELDEAVTWQSATVGVAAISGSRDYLRGQVEEVERAAARMIRELGAEISDSWWDFLEG, encoded by the coding sequence ATGCCCGTAGCCCAACTCACGCTTGAAATTCGCATCGAACACGCCCACTCGCTCAAGGATCGACGGCAGGTAGTGCGGTCGCTGAAGGACCAGCTTCGCCAGGGATTCAATGTCTCCGTTGCCGAATTGGATGAGGCCGTTACCTGGCAGAGCGCAACGGTTGGGGTCGCGGCGATCTCTGGTTCGCGGGATTATCTGCGCGGTCAGGTGGAAGAGGTTGAGCGGGCCGCGGCGAGAATGATCCGGGAACTGGGCGCGGAGATCTCCGACTCATGGTGGGACTTCCTCGAAGGATGA
- the rbfA gene encoding 30S ribosome-binding factor RbfA produces MAEPRSRVYHRNRVAETLREEIGTMLEGQLSDPRIAFCYVTEVAMNPGSKSARVYIAVDGGEEAEKNTVAALLAAKGYIRHELLERLGVRRVPDLSFHVDKSEKFQSRIDELLGRAKKRQKPAAPGALPEPAAAEKPAADASATE; encoded by the coding sequence ATGGCCGAGCCAAGATCGCGTGTGTACCACCGGAATCGGGTGGCGGAGACTTTGCGCGAAGAGATCGGAACCATGCTGGAGGGCCAGCTTTCCGATCCGAGAATCGCGTTCTGCTACGTCACCGAAGTTGCGATGAATCCGGGCAGCAAGTCAGCGCGGGTGTACATTGCCGTCGACGGCGGCGAAGAAGCGGAAAAGAACACAGTTGCGGCTCTCCTGGCGGCTAAAGGATACATTCGCCACGAGTTGCTGGAACGGCTTGGTGTGAGGCGCGTGCCCGATCTGAGTTTTCACGTGGACAAATCGGAGAAGTTTCAGTCCCGCATCGACGAATTGCTGGGACGGGCCAAAAAGCGGCAGAAGCCGGCTGCTCCAGGTGCGCTGCCGGAGCCGGCGGCTGCTGAAAAGCCTGCGGCCGATGCGTCCGCCACGGAGTAG